The Zygosaccharomyces rouxii strain CBS732 chromosome A complete sequence genome window below encodes:
- the TRA1 gene encoding histone acetyltransferase TRA1 (highly similar to uniprot|P38811 Saccharomyces cerevisiae YHR099W TRA1 Histone acetyltransferase component putative ortholog of human TRRAP which is an essential cofactor of c-Myc) gives MSLSAQIDHFVTKFGGEGISLPARHSALSELSDIVEFVSNPEEYQALLKVIIPLLLGQLQEINVSFDVGSPENKLRNSILKVFNRLPINQNFEPYVNQVLQVIMGALPNENEENGVLCMKILTTLFKSFKAPLQDEVEEFIKIILRIYKNTPETVTKTFQNVNGTGASSDDDMRDEQMLNDEVDGGENNSTQDGSSVSVSSISGAGGATKTSDPKDSKAAMYSFKVLSECPITMVTLYSSYKQLTTSSLPEFMPLVMDLLNMQVEQQRKAREEVESRGERYTTVSPDIRNREAYCEFILAQIKATSFLAYVFIRGYTPDFLQNYVGFIPDLIIRLLQDCPSELSSARKELLHATRHILSTNYKRLFLPKLDYLFDEKVLIGTGFTTHETLRPLAYSTVADFIHNVRTELQLDDIEKTIQMYTRYLLDQSLALTVQIMSAKLLLNLVERILKLGKENPQEAPRAKKLLMIIIDAYVSRFKVLNRQYDTIMKYHKKHEQTKTAKTKYLQEAILVDNKDSNELMDHILQPAGPVASINGKTKETDTKVDESKMEIDGESNEDNDQEEPVDDNCSMYDIKNYAPILLIPVSTNDPIKDAFYLYRTLMSFLKTIIHDLKVFNPPPAEYTIANPKLWVSVSRVFSYEEVLVFKNLFHECIIGLRFLSSNVGKPPQPVKKHFDITMPSLPVSATKDGRELMDYLAFMFMQMDSSTFNEIIESEMEFMYESMLEDSALLHVAQSFLTSEITSPNFAGILLRFLKSKLKDLGNVDFNKSNILIRLFKLSFMSVNLFPTINEIVLLPHLNDLILDSLKYSTTAEEPLVYFYLIRTLFRSIGGGRFENLYRSIKPILQVLLQSLNGMILTACLPHERELYVELCITVPVRLSVLAPFLPYLMKPLVYALQGYPDLVSQGLRTLELCIDNLTAEYFDPIIETVVEDVSKALFKLLKPQPFNHTISHTAVRILGKLGGRNRRFLRPASDLESQNELDIEINAFFKMNGLTEEVPLSVTPGVKSALEILADYRADAGYKVSAFKYLSSVLLLFVKSSTNFDENYDALLETAVHTVTLEKIEIKPDFTAEPVKNNRTFHSQEKLFIKLLQAMFFSYTVPELKEDSSKLLNWLIDHFSLLQVNNTLLDKRNYSSVFNIDLKQPGVMIDSRVLVEAISYSLSSYITEIRNIAISGIKRVYERGKLIYGEELVFTHSLVFALFRRFIHNCYEEAFYDKRAGVIGIKTLIEIGISAKFLKRSQFELIDGLLFVLKDTPSETPADITESAEELLLQVLRTTLSDVNELNSKISQNTITDIVCELSNPKAKVRQACQRCLAVISEATNVPIVNLMEHSKHFLLSPIFAKPLRALPFAMQIGNVDAVTYCLGLPNTFLNFNEELYRLLQEAIVLADAEDESLSSLQRATEYRTSEQLVQLRVSCIKLLAFALKNEEFAAAQQGNIRFRILAVFFKTMLKTSPEIIDTTYHALEGVLAENSRLPKELLQNGLKPMLMNLSDHQKLTVPGLEALSKLLKLLIAYFKVEIGRKLLDHLNAWCRVEVLDTMFGQDICEQTPTKIIVGIINIFHLLPPQADMFLNDLLLKVMLLERKLRIQLDSPFRAPLAKYLNRFHVSFMEYFKKNMALRQLILFMCSIIQKSEARDLADDFEKEMDTFYEYYITNIPTNQVRVVSFFTNMLDLFSTLVKIRGKEWLKGKGEMVLKLKDMLDLVLRTIRKNAFYIDKLQLNQAIERYQGIYLDFISFYPEEQNLLLDFIEFAISHGFELSHRFKLFIFENVVSTDNREQQAAYLTSSLNFALSDKNLDAGVFVLQNIVNATFIYEGSRNKSLKSFSVNNVRPEWLDLIYQKIWKSSNEVLLSNVAGRYDVYRFELLQLSSVFIKWAPEMITDIRKDVIKFNWHFLKLGDTLVKQAAYLVTSYFIAQFEFPLKVVTQVFVAILRCSHAEARYLVKQSLDVLAPVMHERMISAGTPNAWIIWVKRVLFENDSGQNNTLYEFLINHPDLFFESRELFISNIIHHMSKVTFISNSSPDNHTLAIDLASLILYWEDRAQDIEQSKKQDQDGDVIMDETPEVENDESGKSTSPPKKESNQTVSMNLRETCVAFLIRYVCSSNHRASETELGLRAMKILSSLLSEKHWSNVNVKLFYFEKFLMYQDLGSENILYYSMNALDVLYVFFKNKSADWVMENLTTIQNLLDKCLKVDHHDIQEVLQKVLTVILKAIKQKNVINDNEEETPGKNFVNTVIATIGQDLQGTSSIAAGVMLLWTLFMVFPHSVDPLLGPIMKTFSKLCKDHLSTPQPRDAAGVEEARITTRLLEKVLCLLSMKVSSLGDSRRPFLSTVALLIDRSMDQNFLRKIVNIARGWVFNNEVFPTVKEKAAILTKMLAFEVRGEPSLSKLFYEIILDLFDQKHFNNTEITVRMEQPFLVGTRVRDVSIRRRFMTILDNSLERDIKERLYYVIRDQNWEFISDHPWLNQALQLLFGAIEKDRPLTLIDAYGLSSPKILGEFLPDNVTVSSESKNKDLSSFVKEHVVSLESFCNITAANIFDPLVEIFYQNPTAIHKTWVSVFPQAYKCIPRNEKYGFVRSLIALLSKPYHSRQTNSKANVISTLLDSISRVDSLELPPHLVKYLAISYNSWYQCIKILESIQNNTSIDNSKIVEANEDALLELYVNLQEEDMFHGLWRRKAKYTETNTALSYEQIGLWDKAQQLYEVAQVKARSGALPYSESEYALWEDNWILCAEKLQHWDILTELAKHEGFTDLLLECGWRVADWNSDREALEQSVKSVMDVPTPRRQVFETFLALQNFADTRKGDQDVRRLCDEGIQLSLHKWASLPERYSPSHKYLLHSFQQYIEFLEATQIYANLHTTTAQNLDAKAQEVKRVLQAWRDRLPNIWDDVNMWNDLVTWRQHAFQVINNAYLPLIPSLQHANSNSNVNTHAYRGYHEIAWVINRFAHVARKHNMPDVCISQLARIYTLPNIEIQEAFLKLREQAKCHYQNMNELTTGLDVISNTNLVYFGTVQKAEFFTLKGMFLSKLRAHDEANQAFATAVQIDLNLAKAWAQWGFFNDRRLSEEPNNISFASNAISCYLQAAGLYKCAKTRKLLCRILWLISMDDASGSLANAFESFRGEVPVWYWITFIPQLLTSLSHKEANMVRQILIRIAKSYPQALHFQLRTTKEDFAVIQRQTMAVMGDRIDNQNSSNDGPRQPWEHLQELNNILKTAYPLLALSLESLVAQINERFKTTTDEDLFRLINVLLIDGTFNYNRLPFPRGNPKLPANTENNLIRFSETLLAPHIRPKFNADFIDSKPDFETYIKRLRYWRRRLENKLDRAPKVENLEKLCPHLSNFHHQKFEDIEIPGQYLLNKDNNLHFIKIARFLPSVDFVRGTHSSYRRLVIRGHDGSIHYFAVQYPSVRHSRREERMSQLFRLFNSSLSKNVQTRRRDIQFTVPIAVPLSPQVRIMNDSPQFTTLHQIYDEYCAQKGINPDSIQDFVTEQLNIAHDKALPTPDLTVVKVEIFSSIQSMFLPTTVLMDYFISLFTEFEDFWLFRKQFASNYGAFVFMTYMMMINGRTPHKIHVDKQSGDVFTLEMLPSRYPYERVKPLMKNLELNLPPDTPIFHNNEPVPFRLTPNIQKLIGESALEGIFAVNVFAISRALIEHDSELNTYLTLFIRDEIISWFSNLHRPIVENPQLREMVQANVDLIIRKVAQLGHFSSSPAVTTQFILDCISSAVNPRNLAKTDANYLPWF, from the coding sequence ATGTCGTTAAGTGCACAGATTGATCATTTCGTCACTAAATTCGGAGGTGAAGGCATATCCTTACCGGCGAGACATTCTGCACTAAGTGAGTTATCTGATATTGTAGAGTTTGTGAGCAATCCAGAAGAGTATCAAGCTCTTTTAAAAGTTATTATTCCGCTACTTTTAGGGCAATTACAAGAGATTAATGTTTCGTTTGATGTTGGTTCACCTGAAAataaattgagaaattcaattctgaAAGTCTTCAATAGGTTACCTATtaaccaaaattttgaaccaTATGTGAATCAAGTATTACAAGTCATCATGGGGGCACTGCCGAACGAAAATGAAGAGAATGGTGTTTTATGtatgaagattttaactacacttttcaaatcttttaagGCACCGTTACAGgatgaagtggaagaatttattAAGATCATTTTAAGGATCTATAAAAATACACCAGAAACTGTGaccaaaacttttcaaaatgttaacGGAACGGGTGCTTCTTCAGATGATGACATGAGAGATGAACAAATGTTAAACGATGAAGTTGATGGCGGTGAGAATAACAGTACCCAAGATGGTAGCAGTGTTAGTGTTAGTAGTATCAGTGGAGCTGGCGGTGCTACCAAGACTTCGGATCCAAAAGATTCTAAGGCGGCAATGTACTCTTTTAAAGTTCTTTCAGAATGCCCAATCACAATGGTGActctttattcttcttatAAACAACTAACAACCAGTTCCTTACCAGAATTTATGCCGCTTGTAATGGATCTTCTAAATATGCAAGTGGAGCAACAGAGAAAAGCAAGAGAAGAGGTCGAGTCAAGAGGTGAAAGGTATACAACGGTGTCACCAGACATTAGAAATAGAGAGGCGTATTGTGAATTTATTTTGGCTCAAATAAAGGCAACTTCATTTTTGGCCTACGTATTTATCAGAGGTTATACACCGgattttttacaaaattatGTTGGGTTTATCCCAGATTTGATAATAAGATTATTGCAAGATTGTCCCTCAGAATTATCATCTGCAAGGAAAGAATTACTCCATGCAACAAGGCATATACTTTCTACAAATTATAAGAGGCTCTTCTTACCAAAACTGGATTATctttttgatgaaaaagtATTAATAGGCACAGGTTTTACGACTCATGAAACTTTAAGACCCCTGGCTTACAGTACTGTAGCTGATTTCATCCATAATGTCAGGACAGAGTTACAACTCGATGATATAGAAAAAACTATTCAGATGTACACACGCTACCTGCTGGATCAGTCCTTGGCGTTAACAGTACAGATAATGAGTGCTAAACTACTATTAAACCTGGTGGAACGTATCTTAAAACTGGGTAAGGAAAATCCTCAAGAGGCACCAAGAGCCAAAAAGTTACTCATGATAATTATTGATGCCTATGTGAGCAGATTCAAAGTTTTAAACAGACAGTACGATACCATTATGAAATATCATAAAAAACATGAACAAACTAAAACTGCTaaaacaaaatatttgCAAGAGGCGATATTAGTAGACAATAAGGATAGTAATGAACTCATGGATCATATTTTGCAACCAGCAGGTCCTGTAGCTTCCATTAACGGTAAAACAAAGGAAACGGATAcaaaagttgatgaaagCAAAATGGAAATTGATGGAGAATCTAACGAAGATAATGATCAAGAGGAACCAGTTGATGACAATTGTAGCATGTATGATATTAAAAATTATGCTCCGATCTTATTGATACCAGTCTCTACAAATGATCCAATAAAGGATGCGTTCTATCTGTATCGTACACTCATGTCTTTCCTTAAGACAATAATTCATGATTTGAAAGTCTTCAATCCACCCCCTGCTGAGTATACCATCGCAAATCCTAAACTTTGGGTGTCCGTCTCTAGAGTTTTCTCCTATGAGGAAGTACTTGTCTTTAAAAATCTGTTCCACGAGTGTATCATTGGCTTAAGATTTTTGTCTAGCAATGTGGGTAAACCACCTCAACCAGTGAAGAAACATTTTGATATTACAATGCCCAGCTTACCAGTTTCTGCTACAAAGGATGGCAGGGAGCTCATGGATTATCTCGCTTTTATGTTTATGCAGATGGACAGTTCAACTTTCAATGAAATCATTGAGAGTGAGATGGAATTCATGTATGAAAGTATGCTGGAGGATTCTGCCCTTTTGCATGTGGCCCAATCATTTTTAACCAGTGAAATTACATCACCAAACTTCGCAGGAATTCTTTTgagatttttgaaatcaaaattaAAGGATTTAGGTAATGTGGATTTTAATAAATCTAACATTCTAATCCGTTTGTTCAAATTATCTTTTATGTCCGTCAATCTTTTCCCTACCATCAACGAAATTGTATTACTACCGCATTTGAACGATCTGATTTTAGACTCTCTAAAGTACTCTACTACAGCAGAAGAACCTCTGGTGTACTTTTATTTGATAAGGACTCTTTTCAGAAGTATCGGTGGTGGTAGATTTGAGAACCTTTACAGATCCATCAAACCGATTTTACAAGTTTTACTACAATCACTAAATGGTATGATTCTTACTGCTTGTCTACCTCATGAGCGTGAATTATACGTGGAGCTTTGCATAACGGTTCCAGTGCGTTTGAGTGTGCTGGCCCCATTCCTCCCATACCTGATGAAACCTCTTGTTTATGCATTACAGGGTTATCCAGACTTGGTTTCTCAAGGTTTAAGAACTTTAGAATTGTGCATTGATAATCTTACGGCGGAATATTTTGATCCCATCATAGAAACCGTTGTTGAAGATGTCTCAAAGGCTTTATTCAAACTACTGAAACCTCAACCTTTCAATCATACAATAAGCCATACTGCAGTTCGAATCTTAGGCAAATTAGGTGGCCGTAATCGCCGTTTTCTAAGGCCAGCTTCAGATCTGGAGTCCCAAAATGAACTTGATATAGAAATcaatgcatttttcaaGATGAATGGTTTAACTGAAGAGGTACCACTTTCTGTTACTCCCGGTGTTAAATCCGctttggaaattttagCAGATTACAGAGCGGATGCAGGGTATAAAGTGAGTGCATTTAAATATCTGTCATCTGTGCTTTTGCTTTTTGTTAAATCATCCACGAATTTCGATGAGAATTATGATGCTCTTTTGGAAACAGCAGTTCATACTGTGACACTTGAAAAGATAGAAATAAAGCCCGATTTCACAGCAGAACCAGTCAAGAATAACCGGACATTTCATAGTCAGGAAAAGCTTTTCATTAAGTTGTTACAGGCCATGTTCTTTTCTTACACGGTTCCTGAACTGAAAGAAGACTCCTCCAAACTACTTAACTGGTTGATAGACCACTTTAGTTTACTTCAGGTGAACAATACTCTGTTGGACAAGAGAAACTACAGCAGTGTTTTCAACATTGATTTGAAACAACCAGGAGTAATGATTGATAGTAGGGTTCTTGTGGAGGCTATATCGTATTCACTATCCAGTTATATTACTGAAATCAGAAATATCGCAATCTCAGGTATCAAAAGAGTTTATGAAAGAGGCAAATTGATTTATGGAGAAGAGCTTGTATTTACCCACTCCCTGGTGTTTGCTTTATTTAGAAGATTCATTCACAATTGTTATGAGGAGGCTTTTTACGATAAGAGGGCTGGTGTCATTGGTATAAAAACTTTAATTGAGATCGGCATATCGGCTAAATTCTTGAAGAGATCCCAATTTGAATTGATAGACGGTTTGCTATTTGTTCTAAAAGATACACCCTCAGAGACGCCCGCTGATATCACTGAGAGTGCTGAAGAACTATTGCTACAAGTACTTCGAACAACTCTTTCTGATGTGAATGAACtaaattctaaaatttctcaaaacaCGATAACTGATATTGTTTGCGAGTTGAGCAATCCGAAGGCCAAGGTTAGACAAGCCTGTCAGAGATGCTTGGCTGTAATATCTGAAGCAACCAATGTGCCCATAGTGAACTTGATGGAGCACTCAAAGCATTTCCTGTTGTCGCCGATTTTCGCCAAACCCTTAAGAGCATTACCCTTTGCCATGCAAATTGGAAACGTGGATGCTGTAACATACTGTCTGGGATTACCAAATACTTTTCTGAACTTTAACGAGGAACTTTACCGCTTACTCCAAGAGGCCATTGTTTTGGCTGatgctgaagatgaatcGCTATCTAGTTTACAAAGGGCTACGGAATATCGAACCTCGGAACAGCTAGTGCAACTAAGGGTTTCTTGCATCAAATTATTGGCCTTTGCTTTAAAGAACGAAGAATTTGCAGCTGCTCAACAGGGAAATATTAGGTTTCGTATCCTAGCTGTTTTCTTCAAGACGATGTTGAAGACATCTCCGGAGATTATTGACACCACGTATCATGCACTCGAAGGCGTACTGGCGGAAAATTCTAGACTACCTAAAGAACTTTTGCAAAATGGGTTGAAACCTATGTTAATGAACCTTTCCGATCACCAAAAATTAACTGTTCCTGGTTTGGAAGCGCTTTCCAAACTTTTGAAGTTGCTAATTGCCTATTTCAaagttgaaattggtaGAAAGTTGTTGGACCATTTGAATGCATGGTGCAGAGTGGAAGTTCTTGACACAATGTTCGGTCAAGATATTTGTGAACAGACTCCCACCAAGATTATAGTTGGAATAATTAATATTTTCCACTTACTCCCTCCTCAAGCAGATATGTTTCTAAatgatcttcttctcaaagTTATGCTATTGGAAAGAAAGTTAAGAATCCAATTGGACTCACCTTTCCGTGCACCTCTAGCCAAGTATTTGAATAGATTTCATGTCTCTTTCATGGAgtatttcaaaaagaacaTGGCGCTAAGACAACTAATACTTTTCATGTGCAGCATCATTCAAAAATCGGAAGCAAGAGATCTTGCagatgattttgaaaaagaaatggacACCTTTTATGAATATTACATTACGAATATCCCAACCAACCAGGTTCGTGTCGTCAGCTTTTTCACTAACATGCTAGATTTATTTAGTACTCTGGTTAAAATAAGAGGGAAAGAATGGTTGAAAGGCAAAGGAGAGATggttttaaaattgaaggACATGCTCGATTTAGTATTGAGAACGATCAGGAAGAATGCTTTTTACATTGATAAGCtacaattgaatcaagCTATTGAAAGATACCAAGGAATCTATTTGGATTTCATTAGCTTTTATCCGGAGGAGCAAAATTTGTTGCTAGACTTCATAGAATTTGCCATATCTCACGGCTTCGAACTTTCTCACAGGTTCAAATTGTTTATTTTCGAAAATGTAGTCAGCACGGACAACAGAGAACAACAAGCGGCCTACTTGACGagttctttgaattttgcCCTAAGTGACAAGAATTTGGATGCAGGTGTTTTCGTGTTACAGAATATCGTGAACGCTACCTTCATATATGAGGGTTCAAGGAACAAGTCTTTGAAGAGCTTCTCTGTAAACAACGTGAGACCGGAGTGGCTAGATTTGATCtatcaaaaaatttggaaaagttcTAATGAGGTTTTATTGAGTAATGTTGCCGGTCGATATGATGTCTATCGTTTCGAACTCTTACAGCTCTCATCCGTTTTTATTAAGTGGGCACCGGAAATGATTACAGATATCAGAAAAGATGTTATCAAATTTAATTGgcatttcttgaaattgggAGACACATTGGTCAAGCAAGCTGCTTACTTAGTCACTTCATACTTTATTGcccaatttgaatttccaCTCAAGGTTGTCACGCAAGTATTTGTTGCAATTTTAAGATGTTCCCACGCCGAAGCTCGCTATTTGGTTAAACAGTCTCTTGACGTTCTAGCACCTGTAATGCATGAACGTATGATATCTGCTGGAACGCCAAATGCTTGGATAATATGGGTTAAGAGGGTAttgtttgaaaatgatTCGGGACAAAATAATACGTTATATGAATTCTTGATTAATCACCCGGATCTGTTCTTTGAGTCTCGGGAGTTATTCATCTCTAATATCATCCATCACATGAGCAAAGTGACGTTTATTTCTAATAGCAGCCCAGATAACCATACTTTGGCCATTGATCTTGCCTCTTTAATTTTGTATTGGGAAGATAGAGCCCAAGATATTGAACAATCCAAAAAGCAAGACCAAGATGGTGATGTGATAATGGATGAAACTCCAGAAGTGGAAAACGATGAGAGTGGAAAGTCTACCTCACCTCCGAAGAAAGAATCTAATCAGACGGTTTCGATGAATCTTCGTGAGACCTGTGTTGCATTTTTAATAAGGTACGTTTGTTCCAGTAATCACAGAGCATCAGAAACAGAACTTGGATTGAGGGCCATGAAAATCTTGTCAAGTCTTTTATCAGAAAAACACTGGTCTAATGTGAATGTGAAATTATTTTACTTCGAGAAGTTCCTCATGTACCAAGACTTAGGATCTGAAAACATTCTTTATTACAGTATGAATGCCTTGGATGTCCTATAcgtttttttcaaaaacaaaTCTGCTGATTGGGTCATGGAGAATTTGACTACGATACAGAATTTATTGGATAAATGTCTAAAAGTTGATCACCATGATATCCAAGAAGTATTACAAAAAGTTCTAACTGTTATTTTAAAGGCGATTAAGCAAAAGAATGTGATTAACgataatgaagaggaaacCCCAGGAAAAAACTTCGTCAATACTGTTATTGCAACAATAGGACAAGATTTACAGGGAACTTCATCGATTGCAGCGGGAGTTATGCTTCTCTGGACGTTATTTATGGTATTTCCACACAGTGTAGATCCACTGTTGGGTCCAATAATGAAGACTTTCAGCAAATTGTGCAAAGACCATTTGAGCACTCCTCAACCTAGGGATGCCGCTGGGGTAGAGGAAGCAAGAATCACCACAAGACTACTTGAAAAAGTTTTGTGCCTATTATCGATGAAAGTATCATCTCTAGGCGATTCTCGTCGCCCATTCCTATCTACTGTGGCTCTTCTAATAGACCGTTCTATGGACCAGAATTTCTTGAGAAAGATTGTCAATATTGCTAGGGGCTGGGTTTTTAACAATGAAGTGTTCCCAACGGTGAAAGAAAAAGCTGCCATTTTAACCAAAATGCTGGCCTTTGAGGTCAGAGGAGAACCATCGCTGTCAAAGTTGTTTTATGAAATTATTCTAGACTTGTTTGATCAAAAACATTTCAACAATACCGAAATTACTGTGAGGATGGAACAACCATTTTTGGTAGGAACCCGTGTGAGAGATGTAAGTATTAGACGAAGGTTTATGACTATTTTGGATAACAGTTTGGAAAGAGATATTAAAGAAAGGCTTTATTATGTGATACGAGATCAAAATTGGGAATTCATCTCAGACCATCCTTGGCTCAACCAAGCTTTGCAGCTTTTATTCGGTGCCATAGAAAAGGACCGTCCTCTAACATTGATAGATGCCTATGGATTGTCCTCACCCAAAATCTTGGGGGAATTTTTGCCAGATAATGTCACTGTTTCCTCTGAATCTAAAAACAAAGacctttcttctttcgTCAAGGAGCATGTTGTATCATTAGAAAGCTTTTGCAATATTACCGCTGCAAATATTTTTGACCCGCTAGTCGAGATCTTCTACCAAAATCCTACAGCTATCCACAAAACATGGGTCAGTGTTTTCCCCCAAGCCTACAAGTGCATAccaagaaatgaaaaatatgGATTTGTTCGCTCTTTAATTGCACTCCTTTCCAAACCTTATCACTCAAGACAAACCAATTCTAAAGCCAACGTCATAAGCACGTTACTGGATTCCATCAGTAGGGTAGATTCCCTGGAATTACCTCCTCATTTAGTGAAATATTTGGCAATATCATACAATTCCTGGTATCAATGCATCAAGATCTTGGAGTCAATTCAAAATAATACTTCCATTGACAATTCTAAAATTGTAGAAGCCAACGAAGATGCGTTGCTAGAACTTTACGTTAACTTACAGGAAGAGGATATGTTCCATGGTCTATGGAGAAGAAAAGCTAAATACACAGAGACCAACACCGCTCTTTCTTATGAACAGATTGGTCTATGGGATAAAGCTCAGCAACTATATGAGGTGGCACAAGTCAAAGCACGCAGTGGAGCCTTACCTTACTCTGAATCTGAATATGCCCTCTGGGAAGATAATTGGATTTTATGTGCTGAGAAACTACAACACTGGGACATACTGACTGAATTAGCTAAACACGAAGGCTTCACGGATCTACTTCTAGAATGTGGTTGGAGAGTGGCCGATTGGAACAGCGATAGAGAGGCGTTAGAGCAGTCGGTGAAGAGCGTTATGGATGTTCCGACACCAAGGAGACAGGTCTTCGAAACCTTCTTAGCACTGCAAAATTTTGCAGATACTAGAAAGGGTGATCAAGACGTTAGAAGGTTATGCGATGAAGGTATCCAATTAAGTTTACACAAATGGGCCTCCCTACCAGAAAGGTATTCTCCATCTCACAAATATCTACTACATTCATTCCAACAAtatattgaatttttggagGCAACACAGATTTATGCAAACCTTCATACTACAACTGCTCAGAATTTGGATGCTAAGGCTCAGGAGGTGAAAAGAGTTTTACAGGCTTGGAGGGACCGTCTTCCAAACATTTGGGATGATGTCAATATGTGGAATGATCTAGTAACCTGGAGACAGCATGCTTTCCAGGTGATTAACAATGCTTACTTACCTTTAATCCCATCTTTACAACACGCCAACAGTAATAGCAACGTCAATACCCATGCCTACAGAGGATACCATGAGATTGCATGGGTAATCAATAGATTTGCCCACGTTGCACGGAAGCACAACATGCCTGATGTTTGTATTAGCCAGTTAGCTCGCATCTACACTTTGCCCAATATTGAAATCCAGGAAGCATTCCTGAAATTACGTGAACAAGCAAAGTGTCACTATCAGAATATGAACGAGCTCACCACAGGTTTGGATGTTATCAGCAACACAAACCTGGTGTATTTTGGCACAGTTCAAAAGGCAGAATTCTTCACTTTGAAAGGTATGTTCCTGTCCAAGTTGAGAGCCCACGATGAGGCCAATCAAGCATTTGCTACAGCGGTTCAAATCGATTTGAATTTGGCCAAAGCCTGGGCACAATGGGGTTTCTTCAATGATCGTCGTCTATCTGAGGAGCCAAATAACATTAGTTTCGCTAGTAATGCCATCAGTTGTTACTTGCAAGCTGCAGGTCTCTACAAATGTGCCAAGACAAGGAAATTATTGTGCAGAATTCTTTGGTTGATCAGCATGGACGATGCTTCTGGTTCATTAGCGAACGCATTTGAGTCCTTCCGTGGTGAAGTTCCAGTTTGGTATTGGATAACTTTCATTCCTCAGTTGCTCACTTCGCTTTCCCATAAAGAGGCAAATATGGTCCGCCAAATCCTAATACGTATTGCCAAAAGTTATCCTCAAGCACTTCATTTCCAATTGCGTACCACTAAGGAGGACTTTGCGGTTATACAAAGGCAAACAATGGCTGTAATGGGAGATAGAATTGATAATCAAAATAGCTCCAATGATGGACCTCGCCAGCCATGGGAGCATttgcaagaattgaataacATTTTGAAGACTGCATACCCATTACTGGCTCTATCTCTCGAGTCCCTTGTTGCGCAAATCAATGAGAGGTTCAAGACCACAACTGATGAAGACTTGTTTAGATTGATCAATGTACTATTAATCGATGGTACATTTAACTACAATAGATTGCCATTCCCCAGAGGCAATCCTAAACTTCCCGCTAACACTGAGAATAATTTGATAAGATTTTCAGAGACGTTGTTAGCGCCTCATATTAGACCCAAGTTCAATGCTGACTTTATAGACAGCAAACCAGACTTTGAAACATACATAAAGAGACTACGTTACTGGAGAAGACGCTTAGAAAACAAGCTTGATAGAGCTCCAAAGGTTGAGAATCTAGAGAAACTGTGCCCTCATTTGAGTAATTTCCACCATCAAAAATTCgaagatattgaaattCCTGGTCAATATTTATTGAACAAAGACAACAACTTGCACTTCATCAAAATTGCTCGTTTCTTGCCCTCTGTGGATTTCGTTCGTGGGACTCACTCCTCCTATAGGAGACTGGTAATAAGGGGCCATGACGGTAGTATTCACTATTTTGCAGTTCAGTACCCATCTGTTCGTCATTCAAGAAGAGAGGAAAGAATGTCTCAGCTGTTCAGActcttcaattcttcgtTATCAAAGAATGTACAGACAAGACGTCGGGACATCCAGTTTACCGTACCTATTGCAGTTCCACTATCACCACAGGTACGGATCATGAACGATAGCCCTCAGTTTACGACTTTACACCAAATCTATGACGAATACTGTGCACAGAAAGGAATTAATCCAGACTCCATACAGGACTTTGTTACGGAA